CTGATAATCTTGTTGCCATCTCGGCTAAAGGCGATATCATTGACAGCCCTTGTATGACCTTGATAGGTATGGAGCAGTTGACCGGATTCTGTTTCCCATAACCTCAAGGTGTGGTCATCACTGCCACTGACAATCTTTTTGCCATCTGGACTAAAAGCGATATCAGTGACAAAAGCTGTATGACCATGTAAGGTATGGATTAGTTGACCGGAATCTGTGTTCCACAACCGCACCGTGTTGTCATAACTGCTACTGAGAATCTTGTTGCCATCTCGGCTAAAGGCGATCGCATTGACAATACCTTTATGACCTTCCAAGGTATAGAGAAGTTGACCGGATTCTATGTCCCACAACCGCAAGGTGTTGTCGTCACTGCCACTGACAATCTTTTTGCCATCTGGACTAAAAGCAATCGCATTGACGGCACTTTTATGACCTTTATAAATATGGATTAGTTGACCGGATTTTGTGTCCCATAACCGCAATGTGTTGTCCCCACTGCCACTGAGAATCCGTTTGCCATCTGGACTAAAGGCGATCGAAGTAATATGATCTGTATGACCTTGTAAGGTGTGAATTAGTTGACCGGATTTTGTGTCCCATAACCGTAAGGTGTTGTCCCAACTGCCACTGAGAATCTTGTTGTCATCTGGACTAAAGGCGATCGCATTGACAGCACTTTTATGACCTTCCAAGGTATGGATTAGTTGACCAGATTCTGTGTCCCACAACAGCACTGTGTTGTCATCACCCCCACTGATAATCTTGTTGTCATCTCGGCTAAAGACGATATCATTGACAGCCCTTGTATGACCTTGTAAGGTGTGAATTATTTGACCGGATTCTGTGTCCCACAACCGCATTTTGTTGTCATCACCCCCACTGATAATCTTGTTGCCATCTCGGCTAAAAGCGATCAGACTTAAATTTTCTGTAAGACCTAAAAGATTCCTTTCTCGAACCTTATCTAAGGCTGTCAATAAGTTAGAATTAATTTCATTGATTACTGTTGGTTGTAAGGATTTTTGGTAATCTTGACTTCTAGCGGTTGATTCAATAGCTTGGAGCAATTCTTCTGTAGTAGGTTTGACTGATAGAGAATGCTTGAGATTGGCAGCTTTTGCGAGTAAATATGAGTTAATTGCCTGTTTATAAAATTGTAAACTCAAAATAATTGCAAAAACTCCAACCTCTATAACCAATATCAACCAAATCCTAAGTTGCTTCTGCTTTGCATGTGCTAATTGACGTGCCTTTACCTCTGCTTTGCGTTTGGCTTCAGACTCCTCTAGAAGTTTCTGTTGACGTTGTTTTTCTTCCTGTTGACGTTGTTTTTCTTTGTCAATTATGTTATCGCGGACTTTTTGACTAACCTTAATAAGTTCTTGTGCATCACTATTAAGTTGACCCTGGGAAAGATCTTTAGCGAGATAATCCTCAGCATTACTTAATTTTGCTCCTGATAGTAAAAAAGCTATTTCTTCTGGTTTACCTTCCCTTTTCCACTCTTCAGCTGCCGCTTCAATTTTACGGGCTATTCTCATCCCATCCCGGTTTTCACTTATCCAATTCCGCAACAGACTCCAATGACGAATCAAGGCTTCATGAGCCACATCCACCACTGCTACTCTCTTTGCTCCTCCTCCTTTACCTACCATTTCAGTGGTAACAACTAGCTTTTCATCAGCCAATTTCTGAACTACGGTATCAATAAGTTCTTCGTTATAGCGCTGATTCACTAAATTCGGCTTTAATACTCGTCTGCGGGTATCTTCTGTCCCTTCCCCCAACTGAGTTAGTGTTAGAAAAATATGCTTAACTGCTGCTTGTTCTTCTTCTGAAAATAGCTCATACACCTCAGTCGCCCGTTGACGCAAAGTACCCATCACACCACCCAATTTGACATAGGTGTTGAGCCGCAAACAGTTATCAGTGCTTTCTTCCCACAGTCGTGTCAGGGTATATTGCAACAATGGCAGATATCCTGGTGCATCTGCTACATCTGCCAGTATTTCTTTCACCAGTTCTGGCTCAATCTCCAATTCTACCTGTTTGGCTGGTTCTACAATTGCCTGTTTTAACTCCTCTGGTGACATGGGCATCACAGCAATTCCATGTTCTTGAATCTGCTGTGCCAATCCGCTATAGTCCTGTTCAAGACATTTACCAAAAAAGTCTGCTCGCATCGTCAATACCAAGCAGAGTTTATCCCCGGTTTTAGGTAAAGCCCCTAATAAGCATTCAAAAAACTGCTGTCTTTCTGAACTATCCTGACACAAGGTAAACGCTTCTTCAAACTGATCAACTACTAGTATTAGCCGCTGGGTATCGGTCACAGCGATTAATTGTCTCAACCCTTCAGAACCCTTTTTAATCAAATCCTCGGCTTGAGCTAATTGAGTCGCCCGTTCGATATCAGATAATCCAGAATCTACAAAGGTTAGTGCTAAGGAATTGAGGGGATGTTCACCGGGCTGAAGGATTTTTATCTGCCGACTTTCACTACCCGATAACCTCTGTCCCAGTTGTAACTGATATAATAATCCCGCCCGAACTACACTGGATTTACCACTACCAGACGCTCCCAAGACAGCGATAAAATTACCAACACGCACCTTTTCCAACAATTGATCCGTTAAGGCAGTACGACCGTAGAAATACTTGGCATCTTCTTCCGTACAATCAAAATAAGCCAAACCCTTATAAGGGCAGATACTTTTTTCTGAGGCAGCTGACTGTGTTGTTGCTGCTGTCCACCTGTGAGTCAGATTAATCGGTTCACCAGAATTACTAAAAATAGGACGCTGGGGAAAAGCATTCTGTTCTTGAGTAAGTAAATCAACTAAGGAATAGTTAGTTACCCATCGCTCCTGGCTTGGTTCCAATCCCTTGATCAGTGCAGAGGTGAGAACACTATGATTACTACCAATGTCTTCATAGGCGAGTTCAAAGGCACGAGAAGCAGCAATGAAACACCGGTCTCTGCCTTTACCCCGGTCTCCGGGGTCTGCTTCCGCTATATTTAGTACTTCTCCGGCATAACAGCAATCTAAAATAATAATCTGCTGCCTTACTTCACTTTCTTGTAGTAGTTCCCGCAACCATTTTAAACGAACACCCCAGTTACCCATGTCCGGGTTTACATCACTAGTTGCCAAAAAGCCTTCTTGTATGCCCTTGCTTTTTCGTAAACCATGCCCAGAAAAATAGAGTAGCGCTGTATCTGGGGGTTTCCCATTTGGTTTGAACAATTGTACTATGGCGTCTTCTAACTGAGTTAGAGTGACTTTGGTTTTTTTACCAACGCGAATGGTATTATTCTGTTTATCCTTAACCGCCGGGAGTCGTGTTATCTTAAAGTCTCCGTAATTCTCTAGTAATTGGGCTACAGCTTCTGCATCCCGCCCAGGTGCCGTTAAATTATTGAGGTGTTCATAGCTGTAGGTATTAATCCCTATTACTAAGGCATTCCGACTCATAACAACCAGCTTTTTAATGATAAATAGGTGCTTAAGAGGGATACAATTTTTGTAAGCATTCAGCTGTCAGCTATCAGCTATCAGCTATCAGCTAATCAGCTATCAGCGATCAGCTATCAGCGATCAGCTATCAGCTTATTCCCGAGGTCCCAGCGTCGAAGCCTGTGCCACGCTTTTGAATAAAGCAAGTAAACATTTGTTGAATCTGAGTTAAGTCTGCTGACCGCTGACGGCTGACGGCTGACGGCTGACCGCTGTTCGCGTAGCGCTTAAGCTCAATACTTACATTTATTAAATACCATACTATGACACAATTAACGCCAATTCAGCTAGAGGATGGCACAATTATTTATGTTGAAGCTACAGAAGATTTAGACATTCCTACGGTAAGCAGCCCAGACAACCAAGACGAAGAGGAAGAAGAAGAAGAAGCCCTCACCGACAAGGGGATGAGTTCTCCTGAAAGGCTACGACAGCAAATAATACAACACGCTCAAATCATTGAAGGTACGATCCGGGCTTACACTATTATTGGCTTAAATGCGTTTAAGAAAAAGCCAATACCTAATGTTAAAAAAGTAACCCTAGAATTTGGGATTGAATTAGGGGGAGAAGCGGGGATTCCTTATGTTACCAAAGGCACTGCTAAAAGTAATCTTAAGATAACAGTAGAGTGTGAGCTTCCTAAGCCAATTAAAAATCAAACTTAGTTAAGACAAATTACGCGCTCGCTCTTAGCGGAAGCTTCGCTTCATCGCTTGCAAGTAACTGAACCAGTTTCCGTAGGGTAAACACATTTACTGATGCAGTGCGTACGCACATCGCATTCAGGACTTCCGAGCCGGTTATGGTAAATGAGTATTAGTTACATCGGTAAACACTTCTAAGTACTTGTACAATTCGTCTAGCGTCCGATGCCCTGAGATTTCTTGGATTACCCGCAAGGGGATTCCTGCGTTGCTTTGTTGGGTGAGTGCTGTCCTGCGGAAACTGTGGGTGCTAACTCCTTCTATATCCACACGCTTACATGCCTCCCTAAGGATCCAGCTGGCGGCATCTGAGGTGATATGTCCTTTCCCGTGCCTTCCGGGGAATAGATAGTTTGCCCATTTCGGAGGGTGGTAGTCCGTTAAGTGCTTCCGCAGATCTTCCAGTACCGGGATGGTTCGGGTAGCCAGCTTACCTTTGGTGTTCCCTTTCCGAAACAGGACAATGGGACGCACGGAACCAAAGCGATCTAAGACATCCCTTATTCTTAAGGTCACCGCTTCATTGACTCGACAGGCAGTGTAGAGCATGACGGCAAACAGCGCCCGGTCTCGTGGCGGGTTAAGGGTTGCCCCTTCGTTGAACAGGAGCTGGATTTCTTCTGCTGTTAAAATCTTTGCCTGGCCATGGCGGTCGATTTTCATGCCGCACGCCTCAATACACCCATGCCTATTTATTCAACAGCTTGGGTGTACCCGAGTCAATACAATGTGGGTGCGATCTCTCAAGCGCGGAAGCTTCGCGTGACTCGCGCAGCGTGGCCTACGGCCAATCGCGTTTGGCTGTGCGTAGCGCATCACAGGGGCGGGGCGGTAGCAGGGTCGTAAGGGAGCCTATGTGCCCAAATAAATTTATTCCCACGTAAGTATTTCCGGAATCCTGATTCATCGACTGTAGTTTACATCGAGGAGCGATTCGGCCTTTACTTCAACTATATATAATCGTAGCTGATGAAAGCTAATGAAATTGTGAGACGATATGCAGCAGGAGAAAGGGATTTCCGCAGGGTAAATCTTAGAGGTCAGTCATTCCAAGGGAAAGACCTTTCAGGGGCAGATTTTAGTGAAGCTGATATTAGAGGGGCAAACTTTAAGAATGCTAATCTAACCGGAACTAACTTCTGTAAGGCGAAGGCTGGATTACAACGACCCTGGGCAATTGGTTTCCTCATTGGATCTTTATTGCTGTCAGGAGTAATAGGATGCTGGATCGACAGGGACTTCCGTACATGGCGTAATGCTAGAGAAGCTGTCATGAAGTGCCAAAGTACCTGAAACCCGTTTATACAGGGAACTAACCGGCCTACCGGCTAAGAAGAAGTTTGCTATCCATGCATGTATAAAGGGTGCGCTTGTAGGTAGGCGAATGAATAGCATTAACGACTGGGTGTATGCTATCAAGAGGCTCAAGAAAAATGTGCCCAACAGCGAGGAAATAGAGTCCACGGAGAAAACTCCTGAACCACCCTCTGAAGAATCTCCCAAACCACCTTCTAAGTCCATGGCTAGCAGACTGAAAGAATTAAAGCAAAAGTTCACCGAATTAACCGGGGTCCCAGCTAATAAGAGATCAGCTTTACTCGTCTGCTAGGAAGGCTCACTTGAGGGCAGGCGGATGATGAGCATCGTAGACTGGGAACACGCGATCTCGCACATCAAAAAGAGGTTGGTTGATGTGGACGAACCTACTCCTGTGGCAAGTCAACCCGAGCCGGAACAAGCAGCTACAGAAGAGTCCGAAATCAGGGTTGCATCTACTTACGAATTAATTTGCACTCAACCCGAGTACATTGCTGAAGCGATCGCAGAGGCTGAAATCAAAGTCGGAAATTACATGAAATTAATAAAAGTGTTCCATCCGGATAGCAGCAAACTTCCTAAGGATAAAGCTGAGTCAGTTTCCAAGATACTAAATAACGTAAGAGATAAATTGGAACAACAAGGTTATGACTTATTATCAGGACAACCACTCTCAAAAGAAGAGCAGATCGAAGATATCTTCAGAGACAACCCCTCTGACTATGGAGATTCTGGGGAATTCTAATGTCAAACTGTCAGAGGAAGAGCTGACGGATCGTATTGATTCATATTATGAATTGTTTCCCAAGGATTTTCAAGATGCGTTAGATTCGAGGCGTCATTACAGAGTAAAAGACGATCGCAGGTTTAGTCTCGTAAGCGAAAGAGAATTCGATGAGGTAATAAATTCAGTCAATCCTGCCTCCAAGCCAGGAACCATAGTCGTCGAATACAAAAAAGACTGGCTAACGATAGATGACATAAATGAATGTATAGTTACTCGTGGTTACATCGAACTAGCAGAAAAACATTTAGATGATTTTACTTTATTTATTTTTGTTTCCAAAGGGGCTTCTATAGAAGTAAAAAATGTGGCAAAGAGACTCAGTGAAAGATGTGGAGTATAAATCAAACTGTACTCATATTTTGAATACCTGAAAGGTATAGCAAAGAATTATGCTAAGTGGTCTGTCGATCGCCATTCCGAACCAGACGTAGTGAAACTCATCTATGATATTTATTCGTTCTATAGATATTCTGATCAATGGTATATGTCTGTTATGTCTACCGTAAGAGACTCAAGGAAAAATTCGAGATCCGAAGATTTTAACAGTTCTTCGAGTGAGGCAGCTAGGAGAAAGTCCCTCAAGGAAGTAAGACAGCGATTCACTCAATTAACTGGTTTGCTCGCTAAGAAACGGTTCGCGCTCAAAGTCTGCAAAAAAGGATCTATAGATGACTTGCGGATGATTAGTATAGCAGACTGGGAACATGCGATAGCTAACATCGACCAGAAATTATTAGATATCGAGCGATATACCTAAAACAGCCCCTGCAAGAAAACTAGAAAGATAGTTGACAATCAAAATTATTGTAGGTTATATTAGTTGTATAAAGCGATCGCGCCAACTTACCCAGGAACGCGATCACTAACTGAAAGACTTCAACGTATATTTAGTCTTGGAGGCTTAGCATCCTTTCTTTTTCTGCCTCCCGATTGCTACTCCCGATAACGAGTAACGAAACTACTAACCTGACCAGCGGAAAACGCGATCGCAGCCCGACGCCAGTAACTAGGGAATTTATAAAAAGTTTTATATTAGTATCGCTTATAATACAATTAGTACCTTTAGTGGACAAAAAATTAAGCGCAAGGGAATCCAAGAATATGTGGGTAGAGTTAAAGAAGTAAAACGGACTTTTTATCGACATAGTGACTTTTATATTGGATTATATGGTTACAACTGGCTTAATTTTTACTCCGAAGTTTGTGAGCTTATTTATAAATTAATGAAGTGATCCCGGAATAAACTCCCATTTTATCAGCGAGGTCTCAAAGCTATGACCTTGATTATGTCTGCTTTCTAGCTACTATTGTCACCCCGCCAGCCTAAAAAGACAACAAAAAAACCACTGAATAATTAGTGGAGACTGCTCAGTAACTTTTTCCCTTGTCAACCAAGTAGGTACTTTGATTTTAGCGAAAACTATACCTTTCTAATTTGTTAAAAAGGGATCGCTTTCCCTGATTGGCGTTCCAGTTACCTGTCATAAGACATGTACCAGGAAACATCCGTTTTAGCCCTCAAGGACGTACCTCTTGAGTGGCAACTAGCCAACCTTCGTTCCCTCTCTTTCTCCCACATTAAATAAGCTACGCCAGGACGTCTTGGGTTGTTAGTTCCCTTTAGTTCTTCTACATCAAAAAACTCGTTTTGTTTTATTATGTTCAATACCTTAAGTTCCCTGACTAAGGTTGCCCGGTCTAGTACTTGCTTGTCGGTTCCCGTGCCTTTTTTGTCAATCCTTTCTATCTCGTCTACACATCGGTGGATTTCGGATTGAATTTCGATTTGGAAAGCTAGGGCTTTTCTGTAAGTCAACATATTATTTTTTTTGGTAATTAAGAGAAACAAGGCAACCGTTGCTTTACATTTTGCGGTTGTCTTATTTCTCTCTACAGGTACTTTAAAAAGGAGTCCGGAAGTTTGACAAATATTTTAGATATCTCTTTTGGCTCTTCTAAAGAGCTTGAGGGAGAGTTCAAGGATATAGCTAGGTTCCGGAACTTTCAGTTTTTTTTAGTGGGGGGTAACCAAAATCATGATTGCCCCCAGTGGAACCCAGGGCTGTTTCAAAGTCTGACTAAACTTCATGGGTGAGGGCTTGAAAGCCCCTTATGCTAAGCAAATCGTCGTTTTTTTCTACTATTGGGTTTAATTTTAGAAAAACAGGCGCGAAACTTTGGCCACTCGGGAGGTTCAGGAAATCAAAAAATTGAGAATGAAACAGCCCTGCTCATAAAGGGCTGTGCGACCAATGCCATATCGGCTCTGTGAATCTTTGATGGGAAACTTGTCTATTTCCTGATTCATAACCATTGACCGGATGTCCACCGGATGTCCACCGAATGTCCACTGAACATTTTACTATGTAGAGGAAATAGGGGAAATCCTGTGTACTTCATTAGACTAGAAACCACTATACTTGTACTAAGGTATATCTTTGGGTATATCTTTAAGTTCTTTTAGGTATATCTTTAAGTTCTTTTATTAGTTTCATTTCGGCGGTTTTAGGATTAAAATTTTCAGAAAATATGGTAGGGCAAGGATATCTTAGATAAAGTTTTTGGCAAGTAGCTTTCAATGTGCTTTTATCTGTATAAATTGCCTTTTAAAAATTAGCCTCCTGTGAATTATCATTCTGTCAATTAGCTCCCAAAAAATTTCTCCTAAAATTGATAATGTTGTTTTGCTTTTTTCTAATTAATTTGTGTCAGTTTTTTTCTGGGAGATCTGGTTTTCTGTGGGCTGTGTCGCGGTGACAACACAGTTGTTTTTTTTCTTTGGAAT
The sequence above is a segment of the Moorena sp. SIOASIH genome. Coding sequences within it:
- a CDS encoding site-specific integrase produces the protein MKIDRHGQAKILTAEEIQLLFNEGATLNPPRDRALFAVMLYTACRVNEAVTLRIRDVLDRFGSVRPIVLFRKGNTKGKLATRTIPVLEDLRKHLTDYHPPKWANYLFPGRHGKGHITSDAASWILREACKRVDIEGVSTHSFRRTALTQQSNAGIPLRVIQEISGHRTLDELYKYLEVFTDVTNTHLP
- a CDS encoding CU044_2847 family protein, producing the protein MTQLTPIQLEDGTIIYVEATEDLDIPTVSSPDNQDEEEEEEEALTDKGMSSPERLRQQIIQHAQIIEGTIRAYTIIGLNAFKKKPIPNVKKVTLEFGIELGGEAGIPYVTKGTAKSNLKITVECELPKPIKNQT
- a CDS encoding PQQ-binding-like beta-propeller repeat protein; its protein translation is MSRNALVIGINTYSYEHLNNLTAPGRDAEAVAQLLENYGDFKITRLPAVKDKQNNTIRVGKKTKVTLTQLEDAIVQLFKPNGKPPDTALLYFSGHGLRKSKGIQEGFLATSDVNPDMGNWGVRLKWLRELLQESEVRQQIIILDCCYAGEVLNIAEADPGDRGKGRDRCFIAASRAFELAYEDIGSNHSVLTSALIKGLEPSQERWVTNYSLVDLLTQEQNAFPQRPIFSNSGEPINLTHRWTAATTQSAASEKSICPYKGLAYFDCTEEDAKYFYGRTALTDQLLEKVRVGNFIAVLGASGSGKSSVVRAGLLYQLQLGQRLSGSESRQIKILQPGEHPLNSLALTFVDSGLSDIERATQLAQAEDLIKKGSEGLRQLIAVTDTQRLILVVDQFEEAFTLCQDSSERQQFFECLLGALPKTGDKLCLVLTMRADFFGKCLEQDYSGLAQQIQEHGIAVMPMSPEELKQAIVEPAKQVELEIEPELVKEILADVADAPGYLPLLQYTLTRLWEESTDNCLRLNTYVKLGGVMGTLRQRATEVYELFSEEEQAAVKHIFLTLTQLGEGTEDTRRRVLKPNLVNQRYNEELIDTVVQKLADEKLVVTTEMVGKGGGAKRVAVVDVAHEALIRHWSLLRNWISENRDGMRIARKIEAAAEEWKREGKPEEIAFLLSGAKLSNAEDYLAKDLSQGQLNSDAQELIKVSQKVRDNIIDKEKQRQQEEKQRQQKLLEESEAKRKAEVKARQLAHAKQKQLRIWLILVIEVGVFAIILSLQFYKQAINSYLLAKAANLKHSLSVKPTTEELLQAIESTARSQDYQKSLQPTVINEINSNLLTALDKVRERNLLGLTENLSLIAFSRDGNKIISGGDDNKMRLWDTESGQIIHTLQGHTRAVNDIVFSRDDNKIISGGDDNTVLLWDTESGQLIHTLEGHKSAVNAIAFSPDDNKILSGSWDNTLRLWDTKSGQLIHTLQGHTDHITSIAFSPDGKRILSGSGDNTLRLWDTKSGQLIHIYKGHKSAVNAIAFSPDGKKIVSGSDDNTLRLWDIESGQLLYTLEGHKGIVNAIAFSRDGNKILSSSYDNTVRLWNTDSGQLIHTLHGHTAFVTDIAFSPDGKKIVSGSDDHTLRLWETESGQLLHTYQGHTRAVNDIAFSRDGNKIISGGDDNTVRLWDSESVQLLYTLHAPKSVVHGIAGIAFSPEGKKIVSDSDDHNLRLWDIESGQLLYTLQGHASWINVIAFSRYGKKILSGSADKTLRLWDTESGQLLHTLHGHKSFVTDIAFSPDGKKILSGSADNTVLLWDIESGQLLYTLEGHTSFVNDIAFSPDGKKILSGSADKTLRLWDTASAQLLYTLEGHKSAVNDIAFSPDGNKILSGSWDNTVRLWDTASGQLLYTLEGHKSAVNDIAFSPDGNKIISSSSDNTVLLWDTASGQLLHTLEGHKSAVNDIAFSLDGKKILSGSADKTLRLWDTESGQPLHTLHGHTDGVNVIAFSPDGKQILSGSRDNTVRIWRNYSWQEALKEGCNQLQFHPDLVAPKNNKAGEACLKYAGWEDKTKADFLVRQGRAFVLQKEPNFNNAVKKFKKAQKLNPDIDLNPSTKEIDKDPKTVAQQLAQE
- a CDS encoding pentapeptide repeat-containing protein, encoding MKANEIVRRYAAGERDFRRVNLRGQSFQGKDLSGADFSEADIRGANFKNANLTGTNFCKAKAGLQRPWAIGFLIGSLLLSGVIGCWIDRDFRTWRNAREAVMKCQST